One genomic segment of Kocuria rhizophila DC2201 includes these proteins:
- a CDS encoding alpha/beta fold hydrolase: MTRIQNFTRQGLRFDVLDQGPEDGPVVILLHGFPQDAHCWDQVAAMLNARGLRTLALEQRGYSRGARPRRVEDYRRAELSADALALADAAGAEQFHLVGHDWGGVLAWDIAQRSPERVTSLTVLSTPHPTALGHALKTPDQLKKSWYIGMFQIPALPERLLTGRIGGLTRKAGIPEETAERYGRHFATAEDLRGPIDWYRAMFRKDGVSGVHAMQGIITVPTTFVWGNRDPALGRTAAEETAVYVHAPYEFVELDAGHWLPDLEAAAVVEAITKRVTSTGSAAA, from the coding sequence ATGACACGCATCCAGAACTTCACCCGCCAAGGACTGCGGTTCGACGTTCTCGACCAGGGCCCGGAGGACGGACCGGTCGTGATCCTGCTGCACGGATTCCCGCAGGACGCCCACTGCTGGGACCAGGTGGCGGCCATGCTCAACGCCCGGGGGCTGCGCACCCTGGCCCTGGAGCAGCGCGGCTACTCCCGCGGCGCGCGCCCCCGCAGGGTCGAGGACTACCGCCGGGCGGAACTCTCCGCCGATGCCCTCGCACTCGCGGACGCGGCGGGAGCCGAGCAGTTCCACCTCGTGGGCCACGACTGGGGCGGCGTGCTCGCATGGGACATCGCCCAGCGGTCCCCGGAGCGCGTCACATCCCTCACGGTGCTCTCCACGCCGCACCCCACCGCACTGGGCCACGCCCTGAAGACACCGGACCAGCTCAAGAAGTCCTGGTACATCGGCATGTTCCAGATCCCCGCGCTCCCGGAACGGCTCCTCACGGGGAGGATCGGCGGCCTGACCCGCAAGGCCGGGATCCCCGAGGAGACCGCCGAGCGCTACGGCCGGCACTTCGCCACCGCAGAGGACCTGCGGGGCCCCATCGACTGGTACCGGGCGATGTTCCGCAAGGACGGTGTCTCGGGCGTACATGCCATGCAGGGCATCATCACCGTGCCGACCACATTCGTGTGGGGCAACCGCGATCCGGCCCTGGGTCGCACCGCCGCCGAGGAGACGGCGGTCTACGTGCACGCGCCCTACGAGTTCGTGGAGCTCGACGCCGGCCACTGGCTCCCTGACCTCGAGGCCGCGGCCGTGGTGGAGGCGATCACGAAGCGCGTGACGTCGACGGGTTCCGCCGCCGCATAA
- the recQ gene encoding DNA helicase RecQ, with product MTSTATATTPLGVLQEVFGYDAFRGEQAEIIDQVVGGGDAVVLMPTGGGKSLCYQIPALLREGTGVVVSPLIALMADQVAALEAVGIRAAFLNSTLEPYEAQEVERQLGAGEIDLLYMAPERLILSRTIALLKRSPIALFAIDEAHCVSQWGHDFRPDYMGLSVLADAFPDVPRIALTATATRATHQEITERLRMENARHFVSNFDRPNIQYRIEPKDRAKDQLLRLIQSEHPGEAGIVYCMSRKSVESTAAWLSARGVDAMPYHAGLDAAVRHETQVRFLREEGIVVVATIAFGMGIDKPDVRFVAHLDLPKSIEGYYQETGRAGRDGMPATAWMAYGLGDVVNQRRMIDQGDGSDLHKRNARSHLDAMLALCETTDCRRVQLLRYFGQDSEPCGNCDTCLNPPKVWDATVPAQKLLSTLIRLQRERGEQFGSGKVFDILLGRNNERTEASRHQELSVWGIGQDLSEREWRSVLRQLLARRVVEAVGDFGVLVPGPEAGPVLRGEIALELAVDRAPTARGGGRARSTGSGGRSRAADALDEAAKEMFEALREWRTSVAKEKQIPPYMVFSDATLVGIVEAAPASTAQLSGISGVGAKKLEEYGDAVLEVLSSAG from the coding sequence ATGACTTCCACCGCCACTGCCACCACCCCCCTGGGCGTTCTGCAGGAGGTCTTCGGGTACGACGCCTTCCGCGGTGAGCAGGCGGAGATCATCGACCAGGTGGTGGGTGGCGGGGACGCCGTGGTGCTGATGCCCACCGGCGGCGGCAAGTCCCTGTGCTACCAGATCCCCGCGCTGCTGCGGGAGGGCACGGGTGTGGTGGTCTCTCCGCTGATCGCGCTCATGGCGGACCAGGTGGCCGCGCTCGAAGCCGTGGGCATCCGCGCGGCCTTCCTCAACTCCACCCTGGAGCCCTACGAGGCCCAGGAGGTCGAACGGCAGCTCGGCGCCGGCGAGATCGACCTGCTCTACATGGCCCCCGAGCGGCTCATCCTGTCGCGCACCATCGCCCTGCTGAAGCGCTCGCCGATCGCCCTGTTCGCGATCGACGAGGCGCACTGCGTCTCCCAGTGGGGGCATGACTTCCGCCCCGACTACATGGGGCTGTCCGTGCTTGCGGACGCCTTCCCGGATGTCCCCCGCATCGCACTCACCGCGACCGCTACGCGGGCCACCCACCAGGAGATCACCGAGCGGCTGCGCATGGAGAACGCGCGGCACTTCGTCTCCAACTTCGACCGCCCCAACATCCAGTACCGGATAGAGCCGAAGGACCGTGCCAAGGACCAGCTGCTGCGGCTCATCCAGTCGGAGCACCCGGGGGAGGCGGGCATCGTCTACTGCATGTCCCGCAAGAGCGTGGAGTCCACTGCCGCGTGGCTCAGCGCCCGCGGGGTCGACGCCATGCCCTACCACGCGGGTCTCGACGCCGCGGTGCGCCACGAGACCCAGGTGCGGTTCCTGCGGGAGGAGGGGATCGTCGTCGTCGCCACGATCGCGTTCGGCATGGGGATCGACAAGCCCGACGTGCGCTTCGTGGCCCACCTGGACCTGCCCAAGAGCATCGAGGGGTACTACCAGGAGACCGGCCGTGCCGGGCGCGACGGCATGCCCGCCACGGCATGGATGGCGTACGGCCTGGGGGACGTGGTCAACCAGCGGCGCATGATCGACCAGGGCGACGGATCTGACCTGCACAAACGCAATGCGCGCTCGCACCTGGACGCCATGCTCGCCCTGTGCGAGACCACGGACTGCCGCCGCGTACAGCTGCTGCGGTACTTCGGCCAGGACTCCGAGCCGTGCGGCAACTGCGACACGTGCCTGAACCCGCCCAAGGTCTGGGACGCCACCGTGCCCGCCCAGAAACTTCTGTCCACCCTCATCAGGCTGCAGCGCGAACGCGGTGAGCAGTTCGGCTCCGGCAAGGTCTTCGACATCCTGCTGGGTCGCAACAACGAGCGCACGGAGGCGTCGCGCCACCAGGAGCTGAGCGTGTGGGGGATCGGGCAGGACCTCTCCGAGCGGGAGTGGCGGTCCGTGCTGCGGCAGCTGCTGGCCCGCCGCGTGGTGGAAGCCGTGGGTGACTTCGGTGTGCTGGTTCCCGGGCCGGAGGCGGGTCCCGTGCTGCGCGGGGAGATCGCCCTGGAGCTCGCGGTGGACCGCGCACCCACGGCACGTGGTGGCGGTCGCGCCCGGTCCACCGGGAGCGGTGGGCGCTCTCGGGCCGCGGACGCACTGGACGAGGCCGCCAAGGAGATGTTCGAGGCCCTGCGCGAGTGGCGGACCTCCGTGGCCAAGGAGAAGCAGATCCCGCCCTACATGGTGTTCTCGGACGCCACGCTCGTTGGCATCGTGGAGGCCGCTCCGGCCTCGACCGCGCAGCTCAGCGGCATCAGCGGCGTGGGCGCCAAGAAGCTCGAGGAGTACGGGGATGCGGTCCTGGAGGTGCTGAGCTCCGCGGGGTGA
- a CDS encoding FBP domain-containing protein — MNTHTETEIRKSFVNCSKGAAQRINIPQDVLHGDWESQIFLGWYDPKSPRAGYVVVETEHGLRGLVLEKSVQKASGGARMCQICLTLHPASGVSLVSIQRSKTAKDRYNSVGTYVCSNLACSDYTLGRRKPEGIRQMEETMSPEERADRALTNMRGLVERVAEAMGK, encoded by the coding sequence ATGAATACGCATACAGAAACCGAGATCCGCAAGAGCTTCGTCAACTGCTCCAAGGGCGCTGCGCAGCGCATCAACATCCCGCAGGACGTGCTCCACGGGGACTGGGAGTCCCAGATCTTCCTGGGCTGGTACGACCCGAAGTCGCCGCGGGCGGGCTACGTCGTCGTCGAGACCGAGCACGGGCTGCGCGGGCTGGTGCTCGAGAAGAGCGTTCAGAAGGCGAGCGGTGGCGCACGTATGTGTCAGATCTGCCTGACGTTGCACCCGGCCAGCGGCGTCTCACTGGTGTCGATCCAGCGTTCCAAGACCGCGAAGGACCGCTACAACTCCGTGGGCACCTATGTGTGCTCGAACCTGGCGTGCAGCGACTACACACTGGGGCGGCGGAAGCCCGAGGGCATCCGGCAGATGGAGGAGACCATGAGCCCAGAGGAGCGCGCCGATCGCGCGCTCACCAACATGCGCGGGCTCGTGGAGCGCGTGGCCGAGGCCATGGGGAAGTAG
- a CDS encoding threonine/serine ThrE exporter family protein, translating into MLTTEQAAYKLAFQIADALIRSGAGSANTTKSLLSIFRKTDLRDVTVSVGLGQVTISHQDAPDEAPSTRVFESQPGTLDIELRTDTGQVLEDFVLGRISAEEGIQRMDEILAESRHIGHRLTMTGFAMFGVGFALILGGSWPTAITAAIVSAIVYGVYALVQRIKAPEVFSLAAGGLMAVLGATVAGVLFDITQTAVCVVAALAAWLAGIAAYGAVHDVITGWYVSASGRIFEAITSTAGLVAGVTIGIHAMRPLVGDSVDYIETLQMDDSRWALTVLGAAVVSAGFALASGGRGWKLASLGLFGGLVQLGVLAITATGISSFGAILIASIVAGILSVTLTRALNLASNATLMVVLLPLFPGMLVYQGVLGVIFGLEDAGENVLEAAITAFCLCMGGMLGQYVASEILWAGRRRQFVRHHPGQKFRREMANEENFSDIMVPIFSKPFTS; encoded by the coding sequence GTGCTCACCACTGAACAGGCTGCTTACAAACTCGCCTTCCAGATTGCGGACGCCCTGATCCGCAGCGGGGCCGGGTCCGCCAACACCACCAAGTCCCTGCTGTCGATCTTTCGCAAGACGGACCTGCGAGACGTCACGGTGAGCGTAGGCCTGGGGCAGGTGACCATCAGCCACCAGGATGCGCCGGACGAGGCGCCGAGCACTCGCGTGTTCGAGTCCCAGCCCGGGACCCTGGACATCGAGCTGCGCACGGACACCGGCCAGGTGCTGGAGGACTTCGTGCTCGGACGCATTTCCGCGGAGGAGGGCATCCAGCGCATGGACGAGATCCTCGCGGAGTCACGGCACATCGGCCACCGTCTGACGATGACCGGTTTCGCGATGTTCGGTGTCGGGTTCGCCCTCATCCTGGGCGGAAGCTGGCCCACCGCCATCACGGCCGCGATCGTCTCCGCGATCGTGTACGGGGTCTACGCCCTCGTGCAGCGGATCAAGGCCCCGGAGGTCTTCAGCCTCGCGGCCGGGGGGTTAATGGCGGTGCTGGGGGCGACCGTGGCGGGGGTCCTCTTCGACATCACCCAGACGGCGGTGTGCGTCGTGGCCGCGCTGGCCGCGTGGCTCGCGGGGATCGCCGCGTACGGTGCGGTGCACGACGTCATCACCGGGTGGTACGTCTCCGCCTCCGGGCGCATCTTCGAGGCCATCACGAGCACTGCCGGTCTGGTGGCCGGTGTGACCATCGGGATCCACGCCATGCGGCCGCTCGTGGGGGACTCCGTGGACTACATCGAGACGCTGCAGATGGACGACTCCCGCTGGGCCCTCACCGTCCTCGGTGCCGCCGTGGTCTCCGCCGGTTTCGCGCTCGCCTCGGGCGGGCGCGGCTGGAAGCTGGCGTCCCTCGGTCTATTCGGCGGCCTGGTGCAGCTGGGGGTCCTCGCCATCACCGCCACGGGCATCAGTTCGTTCGGTGCCATTCTGATCGCCTCGATCGTCGCGGGCATCCTGAGCGTCACCCTCACCCGCGCCCTGAACCTGGCCTCGAACGCCACGCTCATGGTCGTCCTGCTCCCGCTGTTCCCGGGAATGCTCGTCTACCAGGGTGTCCTGGGCGTGATCTTCGGCCTCGAAGACGCCGGGGAGAACGTCCTCGAGGCTGCCATCACCGCGTTCTGCCTGTGCATGGGCGGCATGCTCGGGCAGTACGTGGCGTCCGAGATCCTCTGGGCCGGGCGGCGTCGCCAGTTCGTGCGTCACCACCCGGGCCAGAAGTTCCGCCGCGAGATGGCGAACGAGGAGAACTTCAGCGACATCATGGTTCCGATCTTCTCCAAGCCCTTCACCAGCTGA
- the dnaB gene encoding replicative DNA helicase, whose translation MPHDNQAEQSVLGGMMLSKDAIADVVEVLRGVDFYKPAHENIYDAVVSLYGRGEPADAITVGDELTKNGEIERIGGIAYLHSLIASVPTAANAGFYAEIVRERAVLRRLVEAGTKIVQLGYAQDGEVDDIVNEAQGEIYQVAERRTAEDYVPLKDVMEATVDEIEAAGSRSGMQGVPTGFLELDELTHGFQGGQMIVIAARPAMGKSTLALDIARSASIKHGMTSVIFSLEMSRNEIAMRLLSAEGTLNMQDLRAGTLQDDQWAKIAQIMGKMNEAPLFIDDSPNMSLMEIRAKCRRLKQKHDLKLVVLDYLQLMSSGKKVESRQQEVSEFSRALKLLAKELDVPVVALSQLNRGAEQRQDKKPQVSDLRESGSIEQDADMVILLHREDVYDKESPRAGEADVIVAKHRNGPTKTIVVAFQGHYSRFANMALEGF comes from the coding sequence ATGCCGCACGACAACCAGGCCGAGCAGTCGGTGCTGGGCGGGATGATGCTCTCCAAGGACGCCATCGCGGACGTGGTGGAAGTGCTGCGGGGCGTGGACTTCTACAAGCCCGCGCACGAGAACATCTACGACGCCGTCGTCTCTCTCTACGGGCGCGGGGAGCCCGCGGACGCCATCACCGTGGGGGACGAGCTCACCAAGAATGGGGAGATCGAGCGGATCGGCGGGATCGCCTACCTCCACTCGCTGATCGCCTCGGTGCCCACGGCGGCCAACGCCGGCTTCTACGCGGAGATCGTGCGTGAGCGCGCTGTGCTGCGGCGGCTCGTGGAGGCCGGCACCAAGATCGTGCAGCTGGGCTACGCGCAGGACGGTGAAGTGGATGACATCGTCAACGAGGCCCAGGGCGAGATCTACCAGGTGGCCGAACGCCGCACCGCGGAGGACTACGTCCCGCTCAAGGACGTCATGGAAGCCACCGTGGACGAGATCGAGGCCGCGGGCAGCCGCTCGGGCATGCAGGGTGTTCCCACGGGGTTCCTGGAACTGGACGAGCTGACTCACGGGTTCCAGGGCGGGCAGATGATCGTGATCGCCGCGCGCCCCGCCATGGGCAAGTCCACGCTCGCCCTCGACATCGCCCGTTCGGCCTCCATCAAGCACGGGATGACCTCGGTGATCTTCTCCCTGGAGATGAGCCGCAACGAGATCGCCATGCGCCTGCTCTCCGCGGAGGGCACCCTCAACATGCAGGACCTCCGGGCGGGCACCCTGCAGGACGACCAGTGGGCGAAGATCGCGCAGATCATGGGCAAGATGAACGAGGCGCCCCTGTTCATCGACGACTCCCCGAACATGTCTCTCATGGAGATCCGCGCCAAGTGCCGCCGGCTCAAGCAGAAGCACGACCTCAAGCTCGTGGTCCTGGACTACCTGCAGCTCATGAGCTCCGGCAAGAAAGTGGAGTCCCGCCAGCAGGAGGTCTCCGAGTTCTCCCGTGCCCTCAAGCTGCTCGCCAAGGAGCTGGACGTGCCCGTGGTGGCGCTGTCCCAGCTGAACCGAGGCGCGGAGCAGCGCCAGGACAAGAAGCCGCAGGTGAGTGATCTGCGTGAATCGGGGTCAATTGAGCAGGATGCGGACATGGTCATCCTGCTGCACCGCGAGGACGTCTACGACAAGGAGTCGCCGCGCGCGGGTGAGGCGGACGTGATCGTGGCCAAGCACCGCAACGGTCCCACGAAGACCATCGTGGTGGCGTTCCAGGGCCACTACTCACGGTTCGCGAACATGGCGCTGGAGGGGTTCTAA
- the rplI gene encoding 50S ribosomal protein L9: MAKIILTQEVSGLGSAGDVVDVKNGYARNFLFPRGFATPWSRGAEKQIESIKQARAARELSSLEDAQALAAKLTSTTLTVPVTAGAEGRLFGTVRAGDIASAVENAGLGSIDKRRVDLTQRIKTTGVYQAVVHLHEDVNANVEFEVVPA; the protein is encoded by the coding sequence ATGGCAAAGATCATCTTGACCCAGGAAGTCTCCGGGCTCGGTTCCGCAGGCGACGTGGTGGACGTGAAGAACGGCTACGCCCGTAACTTCCTGTTCCCCCGCGGCTTCGCCACCCCGTGGAGCCGTGGCGCCGAGAAGCAGATCGAATCCATCAAGCAGGCTCGTGCGGCCCGTGAGCTGTCTTCCCTCGAGGACGCCCAGGCTCTCGCCGCCAAGCTGACCTCCACCACGCTGACCGTTCCGGTCACGGCCGGTGCTGAGGGTCGTCTGTTCGGTACGGTGCGTGCCGGCGACATCGCTTCCGCGGTGGAGAACGCCGGTCTGGGTTCCATCGACAAGCGTCGCGTGGACCTGACCCAGCGCATCAAGACCACTGGCGTGTACCAGGCCGTGGTCCACCTGCACGAGGACGTCAACGCGAACGTCGAGTTCGAGGTCGTCCCCGCCTGA
- the rpsR gene encoding 30S ribosomal protein S18: MAKAEIRKPKPKQNPLKAADVTEIDYKDVALLRKFISDRGKIRARRVTGVSVQEQRKIAQAIKNAREVALLPYSGAGR; encoded by the coding sequence ATGGCCAAGGCTGAGATCCGCAAGCCGAAACCGAAGCAGAACCCGCTCAAGGCGGCTGACGTCACCGAGATCGACTACAAGGACGTCGCTCTGCTGCGCAAGTTCATCTCCGATCGCGGAAAGATCCGCGCTCGCCGCGTGACCGGCGTGTCCGTCCAGGAGCAGCGCAAGATTGCCCAGGCGATCAAGAACGCTCGCGAAGTGGCACTGCTGCCCTACTCCGGCGCCGGCCGCTGA
- a CDS encoding single-stranded DNA-binding protein, with the protein MAGDTVITVIGNLTADPELRFTPSGAAVANFTVASTPRAFDRQSNEWKDQETLFMRCSVWREAAENVAESLTKGTRVIVQGRLKARSYETKEGERRTSTELEVDEIGPSMKYATAKINRNSRGGGNSYGGNQGFGGGQGGFGGGQGGGQGGFNDSQGGGFNQGGNQGGGFNGNQGSRGGQQRPQQAGDPWGQSSGGNYDWGADSEDEPPF; encoded by the coding sequence ATGGCTGGCGACACCGTCATCACCGTGATCGGAAATCTGACCGCAGACCCCGAGTTGCGCTTCACGCCGTCCGGAGCCGCGGTGGCCAACTTCACCGTTGCGTCCACCCCGCGCGCCTTCGACCGGCAGAGCAACGAGTGGAAGGACCAGGAAACCCTTTTCATGCGTTGCTCGGTGTGGCGTGAGGCCGCCGAGAACGTCGCCGAGTCCCTCACCAAGGGCACTCGGGTGATCGTGCAGGGCCGCCTCAAGGCACGCTCGTACGAGACCAAAGAAGGGGAGCGCCGCACCAGCACCGAGCTGGAAGTGGATGAGATCGGCCCCTCCATGAAGTACGCGACCGCCAAGATCAACCGGAACTCGCGCGGCGGAGGCAACTCCTACGGCGGGAACCAGGGCTTCGGCGGCGGTCAGGGCGGCTTCGGTGGAGGCCAGGGCGGCGGCCAGGGAGGATTCAACGACTCCCAGGGCGGCGGCTTCAATCAGGGTGGCAACCAGGGCGGCGGGTTCAACGGGAACCAGGGCAGCCGTGGTGGCCAGCAGCGACCGCAGCAGGCAGGAGACCCCTGGGGTCAGTCCTCCGGCGGGAACTACGACTGGGGTGCCGACTCCGAGGACGAGCCCCCCTTCTAA
- the rpsF gene encoding 30S ribosomal protein S6 yields the protein MREYELMVILNPEVEERAVEPTLKKFLEVVTKENGTVDKLDIWGRRRLAYEIQKKSEGIYAVVNFTAEPQTAKELDRVLSLNEAVMRTKIIRPEEQKIHGK from the coding sequence ATGCGTGAATACGAATTGATGGTCATCCTCAACCCCGAGGTGGAGGAGCGCGCCGTCGAGCCGACCCTCAAGAAGTTCCTCGAGGTCGTCACCAAGGAGAACGGCACCGTCGACAAGCTCGACATCTGGGGCCGTCGTCGCCTGGCCTACGAGATCCAGAAGAAGTCCGAGGGCATCTACGCCGTGGTGAACTTCACCGCCGAGCCGCAGACCGCCAAGGAACTGGACCGCGTGCTGAGCCTCAACGAGGCCGTGATGCGTACCAAGATCATCCGCCCGGAAGAGCAGAAGATCCACGGCAAGTGA
- a CDS encoding TM2 domain-containing protein: protein MAEEPEYYRAQPLPPRDGAVGGHRQGAPFGPAGGATQWGQQGPSGGVVNVNVVGGKSTLLAYVLWFFLGQLGIHKFYLAQPFQGLIYLTLGVIGWLTTGILIGWFLLFPLWLLLLIDIFVIPLRVATLNARLARRVSGY, encoded by the coding sequence ATGGCCGAGGAACCCGAGTACTACCGGGCGCAGCCCCTGCCGCCGCGGGACGGCGCAGTCGGGGGCCACCGGCAGGGAGCACCGTTCGGCCCGGCCGGCGGCGCCACCCAGTGGGGTCAGCAGGGCCCCTCCGGCGGTGTGGTCAACGTGAACGTGGTGGGCGGCAAGTCCACGCTGCTGGCCTATGTGCTGTGGTTCTTCCTGGGGCAGCTGGGGATCCACAAGTTCTACCTCGCGCAACCCTTCCAGGGTCTGATCTACCTGACCCTGGGTGTCATCGGGTGGCTGACCACCGGGATCCTCATCGGCTGGTTCCTGCTGTTCCCGCTGTGGCTGCTGCTGCTGATCGACATCTTCGTGATCCCGCTGCGCGTGGCCACGCTCAACGCCCGGTTGGCCCGCCGCGTGAGTGGCTACTGA
- a CDS encoding glycosyltransferase 87 family protein, with product MSLEGARNRAGGSAGLMLLGVGLYTVMMAYLIRIPCHVPDWNMAQQVPQLCATVIDSGDLGVHSSDVAGGFFTGGPTGDQPVLVGMITTIIGWFASNLSALMGLDVGKGFYLDLSVVLLALVWLAIVGVVSSLSGNRRADALVMALSPVIVLVGFQSWDLWAVLFMMLALLGYVRGNPAVAGIMVGFGASVAFFPVVVLVAILIMAARHRFLKDIVSALLWAVFAWAVINGTYMITAWDRWLAQFNDMLRSGTSKPSLWNVWSSTVEPRTGVSLGAGDGGQFVLLSMVLALVFVLLISLLSKREPSVVQVTFLLLALYILLAKEYSLGYVVWLVPLVILCRRNWVEFALWQVVEMLYWATVVLPASAWPTLPWVQDFGWNAQDLLAVVRYLFLVYLVVAVVVDMFRGRKAAALGASAVQ from the coding sequence ATGAGCCTCGAAGGTGCGCGCAACAGAGCCGGAGGCAGCGCCGGTCTGATGCTGCTGGGCGTCGGGCTCTACACGGTGATGATGGCCTACCTGATCCGGATCCCGTGCCACGTGCCGGACTGGAACATGGCGCAGCAGGTGCCGCAGCTGTGCGCCACCGTGATCGACTCCGGGGACCTCGGGGTGCACTCCTCGGACGTCGCGGGAGGGTTCTTCACGGGCGGGCCCACCGGGGACCAGCCCGTGCTGGTGGGCATGATCACCACCATCATCGGGTGGTTCGCCTCCAACCTGTCCGCGCTCATGGGGCTGGACGTGGGCAAGGGCTTCTACCTGGACCTCTCCGTGGTGCTGCTGGCCCTGGTGTGGCTCGCCATCGTGGGCGTGGTGTCCTCGCTGAGCGGCAACCGGCGCGCGGACGCGCTGGTGATGGCGCTGTCACCAGTGATCGTGCTGGTGGGGTTTCAGAGCTGGGACTTGTGGGCCGTGCTGTTCATGATGCTGGCCCTGCTCGGCTACGTGCGGGGCAATCCCGCGGTCGCGGGCATCATGGTGGGCTTCGGGGCGTCCGTGGCGTTCTTCCCCGTGGTGGTGCTGGTGGCCATTCTGATCATGGCGGCGCGGCACCGCTTCCTCAAGGACATCGTCTCGGCGCTGCTGTGGGCGGTGTTCGCGTGGGCGGTGATCAACGGCACCTACATGATCACCGCGTGGGACCGGTGGCTCGCGCAGTTCAACGACATGCTCCGTTCGGGCACGTCCAAGCCCTCCCTGTGGAACGTGTGGAGCTCCACCGTGGAACCGCGCACCGGGGTGTCCCTGGGCGCGGGGGACGGTGGCCAGTTCGTGCTGCTGAGCATGGTCCTGGCCCTGGTGTTCGTGCTGCTGATCTCGCTGCTGAGCAAGCGGGAGCCCTCCGTGGTGCAGGTGACGTTCCTGCTGCTCGCGCTCTACATCCTGCTGGCCAAGGAGTACTCGCTGGGCTACGTGGTGTGGCTCGTGCCGCTCGTGATCCTGTGCCGCCGCAACTGGGTGGAGTTCGCCCTGTGGCAGGTGGTGGAGATGCTCTACTGGGCCACCGTGGTGCTGCCCGCCTCGGCGTGGCCCACGCTGCCGTGGGTCCAGGATTTTGGGTGGAACGCGCAGGACCTGCTGGCCGTGGTGCGCTACCTGTTCCTCGTCTACCTGGTGGTGGCCGTGGTCGTGGACATGTTCCGGGGTCGCAAGGCCGCCGCTCTGGGCGCCTCGGCCGTCCAGTGA
- a CDS encoding CCA tRNA nucleotidyltransferase has protein sequence MTQLLDTSSLHPVSLELGRLFERAGHELSLVGGPVRDLLLGREALDLDFTTDASPDQTLAVIRDWADAHWEIGRDFGTIGMRKAGMQLEVTTYRAEAYDPGSRKPTVAFGDDLTEDLRRRDFTVNAMALRLPGLELVDPFGGIRDLHAGVLRTPGTPEDSFTDDPLRMMRAARFTSQLGLTVAEPVREAMTAMAQRIEIVSAERVREELVKLVCGAHPRRGIELMVDTGLAQIVLPEVPALQLETDEAHHHKDVYQHSLTVMEQAAEKETGPDGPVPAPDFVLRFAALMHDVGKPATRRFEPSGAVSFRHHEVVGAKLTRKRMKALRFDNDTVKKVTRLVELHMRFYGYGEADWTDSAVRRYVRDAGDELERLHRLTRSDVTTRNRRKASRLAGHYDELERRIAQLAEQEQLQAVRPELDGQQIMEILGIPPGPQVGRAYAFLLEMRLDEGAVGEDVARERLLRWAREKGIIDS, from the coding sequence ATGACGCAGCTGCTGGACACCTCCTCCCTCCATCCCGTCTCCCTCGAACTGGGCCGGCTCTTCGAGCGCGCCGGGCACGAGCTGTCCCTCGTGGGAGGGCCGGTCCGGGACCTGCTGCTCGGGCGCGAGGCCCTGGACCTGGACTTCACCACGGACGCGAGCCCGGACCAGACGCTCGCGGTCATCCGCGACTGGGCGGACGCGCACTGGGAGATCGGGCGGGACTTCGGGACCATCGGGATGCGCAAGGCGGGGATGCAGCTGGAGGTCACCACCTACCGCGCGGAGGCCTACGACCCCGGGTCCCGCAAGCCCACCGTGGCGTTCGGGGACGACCTCACGGAGGACCTGCGGCGCCGCGACTTCACCGTCAACGCCATGGCCCTGCGGCTGCCGGGCCTGGAGCTCGTGGATCCGTTCGGGGGCATCAGGGACCTGCACGCCGGTGTGCTGCGCACCCCGGGGACCCCGGAGGACTCCTTCACGGACGACCCCCTGCGCATGATGCGCGCCGCGCGGTTCACGTCCCAGCTGGGGCTGACCGTGGCGGAGCCCGTGCGGGAGGCCATGACGGCCATGGCCCAGCGGATCGAGATCGTCTCCGCCGAGCGCGTGCGGGAGGAGCTGGTCAAGCTGGTCTGCGGTGCCCACCCGCGGCGGGGCATCGAGCTCATGGTGGACACCGGGCTCGCGCAGATCGTGCTCCCTGAAGTCCCGGCGCTGCAGCTGGAGACGGACGAGGCGCACCACCACAAGGACGTCTACCAGCATTCCCTCACGGTCATGGAACAGGCCGCAGAGAAGGAGACGGGCCCGGACGGCCCGGTCCCCGCCCCGGACTTCGTGCTGCGCTTCGCCGCCCTGATGCACGACGTGGGCAAGCCCGCCACCCGGCGCTTCGAGCCGTCCGGGGCGGTGAGCTTCCGGCACCACGAGGTGGTGGGCGCCAAGCTCACCCGCAAGCGCATGAAGGCGCTGCGCTTCGACAACGACACCGTCAAAAAGGTCACGCGGCTCGTCGAGCTGCATATGCGCTTCTACGGATATGGCGAGGCGGACTGGACCGACTCCGCGGTGCGCCGCTACGTGCGGGACGCCGGGGACGAGCTCGAGCGCCTGCACCGGCTGACCCGTTCGGACGTGACCACGCGCAACCGCCGCAAGGCCTCCCGCCTGGCGGGGCACTACGACGAACTCGAACGGCGCATCGCCCAGCTCGCCGAGCAGGAGCAGCTCCAGGCCGTGCGGCCCGAGCTGGACGGTCAGCAGATCATGGAGATCCTGGGCATCCCGCCGGGACCCCAGGTGGGGCGGGCCTACGCCTTCCTGCTGGAGATGCGGCTGGACGAGGGCGCCGTGGGGGAGGACGTCGCCCGGGAGCGGCTGCTGCGGTGGGCGCGAGAGAAGGGGATCATCGACTCCTGA